A genomic region of Chryseobacterium sp. KACC 21268 contains the following coding sequences:
- the rplE gene encoding 50S ribosomal protein L5, whose protein sequence is MEYIVRPKQQYKDTIVPAMMEEFGYKSVMQVPKLLKIVVSQGLGAAVQDKKIVDYAVEELTAITGQKAVGTLSKKDEAAFKLRKGMPIGARVTLRADKMYEFLDRLTSSALPRIRDFSGIKADGFDGRGNYNLGITEQIIFPEIVIDKVKKIQGMDITFVTTAKTDKEAKSLLTHFGLPFKKN, encoded by the coding sequence ATGGAATATATAGTAAGACCAAAACAACAATATAAAGACACAATTGTTCCTGCAATGATGGAAGAATTTGGGTACAAATCTGTAATGCAGGTTCCTAAATTATTGAAGATCGTTGTCAGCCAAGGACTTGGTGCAGCTGTTCAAGATAAAAAAATCGTGGATTATGCTGTAGAAGAATTGACTGCAATCACTGGACAAAAAGCTGTAGGTACTTTATCTAAAAAAGATGAGGCTGCTTTCAAACTAAGAAAAGGAATGCCGATCGGAGCTAGAGTAACTCTTAGAGCTGATAAAATGTATGAATTCTTAGACAGATTGACATCTTCTGCACTACCAAGAATTAGAGATTTTTCTGGTATCAAAGCTGATGGTTTCGACGGTAGAGGTAATTATAATTTAGGAATCACTGAGCAAATTATCTTCCCAGAGATCGTGATCGACAAAGTGAAGAAAATCCAAGGGATGGACATCACTTTCGTAACGACTGCGAAAACTGACAAAGAAGCAAAATCATTATTAACTCACTTCGGTTTACCGTTCAAAAAGAACTAA
- the rplX gene encoding 50S ribosomal protein L24 has translation MTKVKIKRGDNVLVTTGKNKGSKGEVLEVIRKEGKDPRVIVAGINIVKKHVKPSASNPQGGIVEKEASLHISNVALVDKDGKATKTGTKVEGDKKVRVAKTTGETL, from the coding sequence ATGACAAAAGTTAAAATAAAAAGAGGAGACAACGTACTGGTAACTACTGGAAAAAATAAAGGTAGCAAAGGTGAAGTTCTTGAAGTAATCAGAAAAGAAGGTAAAGATCCAAGAGTGATCGTTGCAGGTATCAACATCGTGAAAAAACACGTTAAGCCGTCTGCTTCCAACCCTCAAGGTGGAATTGTTGAAAAAGAAGCTTCTTTACACATTTCAAACGTAGCACTTGTTGACAAAGACGGGAAAGCTACTAAGACTGGAACCAAAGTAGAAGGAGACAAAAAAGTAAGAGTAGCGAAAACTACTGGAGAAACTTTATAA
- the rplN gene encoding 50S ribosomal protein L14 has translation MLQTESRLKVADNTGAKEVLVIRVLGGTRRRYASVGDKIVVTIKDSTPSGNAKKGQVSKAVVVRTKKAVRRKDGSYIKFEDNACVLLNAGGEMRGTRVFGPVARELRDKEYMKVISLAPEVL, from the coding sequence ATGTTACAAACCGAATCAAGATTAAAAGTTGCTGATAACACAGGTGCTAAAGAAGTACTAGTGATCAGAGTTCTAGGTGGTACTAGAAGAAGATATGCTTCTGTTGGTGATAAAATTGTAGTGACTATCAAAGATTCTACACCATCAGGAAACGCAAAAAAAGGTCAAGTATCTAAAGCGGTAGTAGTAAGAACTAAAAAAGCAGTACGTAGAAAAGATGGTTCATACATCAAATTCGAAGACAACGCTTGTGTTTTGCTAAACGCTGGAGGAGAGATGAGAGGAACACGTGTTTTCGGACCGGTTGCTCGTGAGTTGAGAGACAAAGAATATATGAAGGTTATTTCATTAGCTCCTGAAGTACTTTAA
- the rpsQ gene encoding 30S ribosomal protein S17, whose protein sequence is MDRNLRKERIGIVSSNKMEKTIVVSETTRVKHPMYGKFVLKTKKYTAHDENNECTEGDTVLITETRPLSKSKRWRLVRIIEKAK, encoded by the coding sequence ATGGACAGAAATTTAAGAAAAGAAAGAATCGGAATAGTTTCCAGCAATAAAATGGAAAAGACTATTGTTGTTAGTGAAACTACGAGAGTAAAACATCCAATGTACGGTAAATTCGTTTTGAAAACGAAAAAATATACTGCACACGATGAGAACAACGAGTGCACAGAGGGCGATACAGTTTTGATCACAGAAACTAGACCTTTGAGTAAAAGCAAAAGATGGAGATTAGTAAGAATCATAGAAAAAGCTAAATAA
- the rpmC gene encoding 50S ribosomal protein L29 codes for MKNADIKNLSKEDLQNQLAEAKANYAKTKIAHKISPLENPILIRDLRKSIARLNTELTNKQ; via the coding sequence ATGAAAAACGCTGACATCAAAAATTTAAGCAAAGAGGATCTACAAAACCAATTGGCTGAAGCTAAAGCTAACTACGCGAAAACGAAGATAGCTCACAAGATCAGTCCACTTGAGAATCCGATCTTAATCAGAGATTTGAGAAAATCAATCGCAAGACTTAACACAGAGTTAACTAACAAACAATAA
- the rplP gene encoding 50S ribosomal protein L16: MLQPKRTKFRRVHKMKMKGIAQRGNQLAYGTFGIKATEGAWITARQIEAARIAATRYMKREGQLWIKIFPDKPITKKPAEVRMGKGKGAVEYWVAVVKPGKIMFEVGGVPYEVAKEALRLAAQKLPIVTKFVVANDFVKPL, encoded by the coding sequence ATGTTACAACCAAAAAGAACCAAATTCCGTAGAGTTCATAAGATGAAGATGAAGGGGATTGCCCAAAGAGGGAATCAACTCGCTTACGGAACTTTCGGGATCAAAGCTACTGAAGGAGCTTGGATTACTGCAAGACAAATTGAAGCAGCTCGTATCGCTGCGACAAGATATATGAAAAGAGAGGGTCAGTTATGGATCAAAATATTCCCAGACAAGCCTATCACCAAGAAACCAGCCGAAGTAAGGATGGGTAAAGGTAAAGGTGCTGTAGAATATTGGGTAGCCGTAGTGAAACCTGGTAAAATTATGTTCGAAGTTGGTGGAGTACCTTACGAAGTAGCAAAAGAAGCGCTTAGGCTTGCTGCTCAGAAGTTACCGATCGTTACCAAGTTCGTAGTTGCTAATGATTTTGTTAAACCTCTATAA
- the rpsC gene encoding 30S ribosomal protein S3, with protein sequence MGQKTNPIGNRLGIIRGWDSNWYGGKNYGDRIAEDYKIRRYLEARLAKGGISKIYIERTLKLVTVTITTARPGLIIGKGGQEVDKLKEELKKLTGKDIQINIFEIKRPELDAVLVADSIAKQIENRISYRRAVKMAIASTMRMGAEGIKVQISGRLNGAEMARSENFKDGRIPLSTFRADIDYHIGEALTQYGKLGVKVWIMKGEVYGKRDLTPLVGQQKKAPSGGRNDRNDRGGDRENRGGDRKPRRNN encoded by the coding sequence ATGGGACAGAAGACAAATCCAATCGGTAACAGATTAGGTATCATCAGAGGATGGGATTCTAACTGGTATGGAGGTAAAAACTACGGTGATAGAATCGCTGAAGATTACAAAATCAGAAGATACCTTGAGGCAAGATTAGCTAAAGGTGGTATTTCAAAAATATATATTGAGAGAACACTTAAATTAGTAACTGTAACTATCACAACTGCTAGACCAGGTTTAATTATCGGTAAAGGAGGACAAGAGGTTGACAAACTAAAAGAAGAGTTGAAAAAATTGACTGGAAAAGATATCCAGATCAATATCTTCGAGATCAAAAGACCTGAGCTAGATGCAGTACTTGTTGCTGACAGCATTGCGAAGCAAATTGAAAACCGTATCTCTTACAGAAGAGCTGTGAAAATGGCAATCGCTTCTACAATGAGAATGGGTGCAGAAGGTATCAAAGTTCAAATCTCTGGAAGATTGAACGGCGCTGAAATGGCACGTTCTGAAAACTTCAAAGACGGAAGAATTCCTTTATCTACTTTCCGTGCAGATATCGATTATCACATCGGTGAAGCATTGACCCAGTATGGTAAATTAGGAGTGAAAGTTTGGATTATGAAAGGAGAAGTGTACGGTAAAAGAGACCTTACTCCACTTGTAGGACAACAGAAAAAAGCACCTTCTGGAGGACGTAATGACAGAAATGACAGAGGCGGAGACAGAGAGAACAGAGGAGGCGACAGAAAACCAAGAAGAAATAATTAA
- the rplV gene encoding 50S ribosomal protein L22, translated as MGSRKRESALARKIANQDVAKALHNDCPSSPRKMRLVADIIRGVEVEKALSILKYSKKGASEKLEKVLLSAIANWQSKNEGADIEEANLVVKEIFVDSARQLKRLRPAPQGRGYRIRKRSNHITLILGTKN; from the coding sequence ATGGGATCAAGAAAAAGAGAAAGTGCATTAGCACGTAAAATAGCAAACCAAGATGTGGCAAAAGCGTTGCACAACGACTGCCCGTCTTCTCCAAGAAAAATGAGATTAGTTGCTGATATCATTAGAGGAGTAGAGGTAGAAAAAGCTTTGTCTATTCTAAAATATTCTAAGAAAGGTGCTTCTGAGAAATTGGAAAAAGTATTACTTTCTGCAATTGCTAACTGGCAATCAAAAAACGAAGGTGCTGACATCGAGGAGGCAAACCTAGTTGTAAAAGAAATATTTGTGGATAGCGCAAGACAATTGAAGAGACTAAGACCAGCTCCACAAGGTAGAGGTTACAGAATCAGAAAGAGATCTAACCACATTACATTAATCTTAGGTACTAAAAATTAA
- the rpsS gene encoding 30S ribosomal protein S19 produces MARSLKKGPFIHHTLDKKVQANIESNKKTVIKTWSRASMISPDFVGQTIAVHNGKSFIPVYVTENMVGHKLGEFSPTRSFRGHGGNKNKGGR; encoded by the coding sequence ATGGCAAGATCACTTAAAAAAGGACCATTTATTCATCATACTTTAGATAAAAAGGTTCAGGCAAATATAGAGTCTAATAAAAAGACTGTAATCAAAACTTGGTCTAGAGCGTCTATGATCTCTCCAGACTTCGTAGGTCAGACTATCGCAGTACACAACGGGAAATCCTTTATCCCGGTTTATGTTACAGAAAACATGGTAGGACACAAGCTAGGCGAATTTTCTCCGACAAGATCTTTCAGAGGTCACGGTGGTAACAAAAATAAAGGAGGTAGATAA
- the rplB gene encoding 50S ribosomal protein L2, whose amino-acid sequence MSVRKLKPITPGQRFRVVNNFEEITTNKPEKSLTVGISKSGGRNQTGKMTMRYTGGGHKKKYRIIDFKRNKHDVEATVKTVEYDPNRTAFIALVEYADGEKRYIIAPNGIKVDQVIISGESVEPNVGNAMKLKSIPLGTVISCIELKPGQGATLARSAGSSAQLTSRDGKYAIVKLPSGESRMILTECYAMVGSVSNSDHQLTVSGKAGRSRWLGRRPRTRPVVMNPVDHPMGGGEGRSSGGHPRSRNGMPAKGYKTRKKNKASNRHIISKRK is encoded by the coding sequence ATGTCTGTTAGAAAATTAAAACCTATCACCCCGGGACAGAGATTCAGAGTTGTAAACAACTTTGAGGAAATTACTACCAACAAACCAGAGAAATCTCTAACAGTTGGTATTAGTAAGTCAGGTGGACGTAACCAAACTGGTAAAATGACCATGCGTTACACCGGCGGTGGACACAAAAAGAAATACAGAATTATCGACTTCAAAAGAAACAAACATGATGTTGAAGCAACGGTAAAAACTGTAGAATATGATCCAAATAGAACTGCTTTCATCGCATTAGTTGAGTACGCAGACGGAGAGAAAAGATATATCATCGCTCCAAACGGAATCAAAGTAGATCAAGTAATCATCTCAGGAGAAAGCGTAGAGCCAAATGTTGGTAACGCAATGAAACTGAAAAGTATTCCACTAGGAACTGTAATTTCTTGTATCGAATTGAAGCCAGGACAAGGTGCTACTCTTGCTAGAAGTGCTGGATCATCCGCTCAATTAACTTCAAGAGACGGAAAATATGCAATCGTTAAATTGCCTTCAGGAGAATCTAGAATGATCCTTACTGAGTGTTATGCAATGGTTGGATCTGTTTCTAACTCAGACCATCAGTTGACTGTATCAGGTAAGGCTGGTAGAAGCAGATGGTTAGGAAGAAGACCTAGAACAAGACCAGTAGTAATGAACCCTGTAGATCACCCAATGGGTGGTGGTGAAGGACGTTCTTCTGGAGGTCACCCAAGATCTAGAAACGGTATGCCGGCTAAAGGTTACAAAACTAGAAAGAAAAACAAAGCGTCTAACCGTCATATCATATCTAAACGTAAATAA
- the rplW gene encoding 50S ribosomal protein L23: MSLIIKPIISEKANYLTELRGAYSFLVAPKANKIQIKSAIEAHYGVKVADVRTMIYAPKVSTKNTKQGLQVGKTNKLKKAVVTLAAGEVIDIFATN, encoded by the coding sequence ATGTCACTTATTATTAAACCAATCATTTCAGAAAAAGCAAACTATCTTACAGAGTTGAGAGGTGCTTATTCTTTCTTAGTTGCTCCAAAAGCAAATAAGATTCAGATCAAAAGTGCTATTGAAGCACATTATGGTGTAAAAGTAGCGGACGTTAGAACTATGATTTATGCGCCTAAAGTTTCTACTAAAAACACTAAACAAGGACTTCAAGTTGGGAAAACCAATAAATTGAAAAAAGCTGTTGTAACATTGGCAGCTGGAGAAGTTATTGATATTTTCGCAACTAATTAA
- the rplD gene encoding 50S ribosomal protein L4: MELVVLNTSGKETGRKVTLDETVFGIEPNQHAVYLEVKQYLAAQRQGTHKSKERSEITGSTRKLKKQKGSGSARYGDIKSPTFKGGGRVFGPKPRDYRFKLNKSLKRLAKKSVLSQKLKDNSVRVLENFSFDAPKTKEFITLLDALTLTGKKSLFVLPESNKNVYLSSRNLPKTKVLNYNEISSYDLINAGEIIFLEDAVEKFQENLKK; encoded by the coding sequence ATGGAACTAGTAGTATTAAATACATCAGGAAAAGAAACCGGAAGAAAAGTAACTCTTGACGAAACTGTTTTCGGAATTGAGCCAAACCAGCACGCGGTTTACTTAGAGGTTAAACAATATCTTGCTGCTCAGCGTCAAGGTACTCACAAATCAAAAGAAAGAAGCGAGATCACAGGTTCTACCAGAAAGCTTAAGAAGCAAAAAGGTTCTGGATCTGCTAGATATGGTGATATCAAGTCGCCAACTTTCAAAGGTGGAGGTAGAGTTTTTGGTCCAAAACCAAGAGATTACCGTTTCAAATTGAACAAATCTTTGAAAAGATTAGCTAAGAAATCTGTACTTTCTCAAAAATTGAAAGACAACAGCGTTAGAGTATTGGAAAACTTCAGTTTTGATGCGCCTAAGACAAAAGAATTCATCACATTGTTGGATGCTTTGACTCTTACAGGTAAGAAATCATTATTCGTACTTCCTGAATCTAACAAGAATGTATATTTATCTTCAAGAAACTTACCTAAAACTAAAGTTTTGAATTATAATGAGATTTCTTCTTATGATTTGATCAACGCAGGTGAGATTATCTTCTTGGAAGATGCAGTAGAAAAATTTCAGGAAAACTTAAAGAAATAA
- the rplC gene encoding 50S ribosomal protein L3 yields the protein MSGIIGKKIGMTSLFDENGKNLPCTVIQAGPCSVLQVRTIEKDGYKAVQLGFDDKSEKNVGKALAGHFKKAGSTPKAKLVEFYREFVDQVTVGEDVTVKLFGEGEFVDVTGTSKGKGFQGVVKRHGFGGVMQATHGQHNRLRAPGSIGAGSDPSRVFKGMRMAGRMGGKQVTVQNLQVLKVDEEQNLLVVKGAIPGAKNSYVIIRKWN from the coding sequence ATGTCAGGTATTATTGGAAAAAAAATCGGGATGACATCTCTGTTTGACGAGAACGGCAAAAACTTGCCTTGTACCGTTATTCAAGCAGGTCCATGCTCGGTTTTACAGGTCAGAACCATTGAGAAGGACGGTTACAAAGCTGTTCAGTTAGGTTTCGATGACAAGAGTGAGAAGAACGTTGGTAAAGCGTTAGCCGGCCACTTTAAAAAGGCTGGTTCAACTCCTAAAGCTAAGTTGGTAGAGTTCTACAGAGAATTCGTAGACCAAGTAACAGTAGGAGAAGATGTAACTGTAAAATTATTCGGCGAAGGAGAATTCGTAGATGTTACAGGAACTTCAAAAGGTAAAGGTTTCCAAGGTGTTGTTAAAAGACACGGCTTTGGAGGTGTAATGCAGGCAACTCACGGACAGCACAACAGACTTAGAGCTCCAGGTTCTATCGGTGCGGGTTCAGATCCATCTAGAGTATTCAAAGGGATGAGAATGGCAGGCAGAATGGGAGGTAAGCAGGTAACTGTTCAAAACCTTCAGGTGTTAAAAGTAGATGAGGAACAAAATCTTTTAGTAGTAAAAGGTGCTATTCCGGGAGCGAAAAATTCTTATGTAATTATCAGAAAATGGAACTAG
- a CDS encoding low affinity iron permease family protein encodes MNNKNLFERFSNWATTFTGSSYAFIGAVLIVIIWAVSGPIFNYSETWQLVINTGTTIITFLMVFLIQKAQNKDGKAIQLKLNELIAASKQASNRMVDIEDLTEKELDQLHDYFVKIAELSKQAENIHKCYSIDAAVKKHKNKYQEKNPEL; translated from the coding sequence ATGAACAATAAAAATCTGTTTGAAAGATTCTCAAACTGGGCAACAACTTTTACCGGAAGTTCTTACGCATTTATCGGTGCAGTTCTTATCGTAATTATATGGGCAGTCAGCGGTCCGATTTTCAATTACTCCGAAACCTGGCAGCTTGTCATCAATACCGGGACAACCATTATTACGTTTCTGATGGTTTTCTTAATTCAAAAAGCGCAGAACAAAGACGGAAAGGCAATTCAGCTTAAACTTAATGAACTCATCGCAGCCAGCAAACAGGCGAGCAACAGAATGGTTGATATCGAAGATCTTACCGAAAAAGAACTAGATCAGCTTCACGATTACTTTGTCAAAATCGCCGAATTGTCCAAGCAGGCAGAGAATATCCATAAATGTTATTCCATCGATGCGGCTGTGAAAAAACACAAGAATAAATATCAGGAGAAAAATCCTGAATTATAA
- a CDS encoding winged helix-turn-helix domain-containing protein: MLLQSGDKTSRVLPVKMISENEYQISFENALTFQPDSLVNLTNRVLAKDPLASDYIVNVLNCRTSAVAYGYAVSKNRKDDIVACIGRRQPKACYLINIKFKPAGINTAKSGYLLGGLSILALVGFIVWKSGKPRKVVHEKPHHDMLPLGSLLFDAKDRKLIMDETIIDLTATESRVLLIFARSPNEIIERSRLQKEIWEDDGVIVGRSLDMFISKLRKKLEVDPNIKIVVIRSKGYRLEF, translated from the coding sequence TTGCTTTTACAGTCTGGCGACAAAACTTCAAGAGTGCTTCCGGTAAAAATGATTTCGGAAAATGAATACCAAATCAGCTTTGAGAATGCGCTTACATTTCAACCCGACTCACTTGTAAATCTTACCAATCGTGTGTTGGCAAAAGATCCGCTAGCCAGTGATTATATTGTCAACGTTCTGAATTGTAGAACTTCCGCTGTAGCATATGGCTATGCCGTCTCCAAAAACAGAAAAGATGATATCGTAGCCTGCATCGGAAGAAGACAACCCAAAGCATGTTATTTGATCAACATTAAATTCAAACCCGCAGGAATCAACACTGCAAAAAGCGGATACCTTCTGGGTGGATTATCAATTTTAGCATTAGTAGGTTTTATTGTCTGGAAATCTGGGAAGCCACGAAAAGTTGTTCACGAAAAGCCGCATCATGATATGTTGCCGCTCGGCTCCTTATTGTTTGATGCAAAAGACAGGAAACTGATCATGGATGAAACAATCATAGACCTGACTGCAACGGAAAGCCGGGTATTACTGATCTTCGCCCGGTCTCCCAACGAAATCATAGAGCGAAGCCGACTGCAAAAGGAAATCTGGGAAGATGACGGCGTGATTGTGGGACGCAGCCTGGATATGTTCATCTCAAAACTCAGAAAAAAACTGGAAGTAGATCCGAATATCAAAATTGTGGTGATAAGAAGCAAAGGATACAGGCTGGAATTTTAG
- a CDS encoding zinc-dependent metalloprotease family protein produces the protein MNKKLTTLLFLGGLSLMNAQWSKAIPNVEVNRKSDNSVYYKLDISAIRGQLLAADKVGNAAGTVTVSMPTIDGKIERFAVSSFPVMDEALANQYQLGSYVGVGIDDPTKYVRFSVAPNDFQSMMISNGKYEFIEPATTDKAFYSVHGKSSKIDAFACTTKEDQASVDRLKALYKNGSEERSGNKKFHTLRLAMSVTGEYGAYYGSVAASLVQINATMTRVNGIFEKEFNLHLNVVNAPNIIFTNASTDPYSVAAQMCKWNYELMNVLHGGTYGITDADFDIGHLFGRSGGGGNAGCIGCIGSNDVSTTSYTAANGDCGYAYISPNNYKGSGFTSPGTGAPQGDTFDIDYVAHELGHQLGDNHTYSYNEGTSVTVEPGSGSTIMGYAGITGANTDVQSNSDPYFHTVSIDQVQANLASKTVDVETNIANNPPVVTAMTATTYTIPRSTAFVLTATASDPDGDTLSYCWEEVDVSNLADGIGKVSGTGDGAATIGSTTRGASFRSWLPTSSPTRYFPKLATVLGGAVRNVNDFESTSSVARNTTANQTKFRVTVRDNKGVDTQTAYTTQNIQVGTAAAFTVNTIPTLIAGANSTITWVASGTTASPYNVANVKIDFTSDAGTTWTTLAASVANSGSASVAIPASLVGKSGHIRVSAIGNVFYAVKPATVSSTLAVSDVTNKSIQIFPNPVKDVLNVSNVTLNSNYEIFNAAGQLVSKGNLGTGKVAVNKLAKGVYFLNVDDKGTSVKTKFVKE, from the coding sequence ATGAATAAAAAATTAACTACTTTACTTTTCTTAGGTGGCCTATCCCTGATGAATGCGCAATGGAGCAAAGCAATACCTAATGTAGAAGTAAATCGAAAAAGTGATAACTCAGTTTATTACAAATTAGACATCAGTGCCATCCGTGGACAATTGCTTGCAGCCGATAAAGTTGGAAATGCTGCAGGAACAGTGACAGTCAGTATGCCGACAATCGATGGCAAAATTGAAAGGTTCGCTGTCAGCAGCTTCCCCGTGATGGACGAGGCACTGGCAAATCAATACCAGTTGGGATCTTATGTCGGTGTTGGAATAGATGATCCTACGAAATATGTGAGATTCAGTGTGGCGCCAAACGATTTCCAGTCTATGATGATCAGCAATGGTAAATATGAATTTATAGAACCTGCAACTACTGATAAAGCCTTCTATTCCGTTCATGGAAAAAGCAGTAAAATTGATGCATTCGCTTGTACTACAAAAGAAGATCAGGCATCTGTTGACAGATTAAAGGCGTTATATAAAAATGGTTCTGAAGAGAGATCCGGAAACAAAAAATTTCATACCCTTAGACTAGCTATGTCTGTTACTGGAGAGTATGGCGCTTATTATGGTAGTGTTGCGGCTTCCCTGGTACAGATCAACGCAACGATGACAAGGGTAAATGGTATTTTTGAGAAAGAATTCAATTTGCATCTTAATGTGGTCAACGCACCAAATATTATCTTCACAAACGCATCCACTGATCCCTACAGTGTTGCGGCACAGATGTGCAAATGGAACTATGAGTTGATGAACGTTTTGCACGGCGGCACTTATGGTATTACCGACGCGGATTTTGATATCGGACATTTGTTCGGAAGAAGTGGCGGCGGTGGTAATGCGGGATGTATTGGCTGTATCGGAAGCAATGATGTCTCTACCACTTCATACACTGCGGCGAACGGTGACTGTGGATATGCATACATTTCCCCAAACAATTATAAGGGAAGTGGTTTCACTTCGCCTGGCACAGGAGCTCCACAAGGCGATACTTTTGATATTGATTATGTTGCCCACGAGTTGGGACATCAGTTGGGAGATAACCATACTTACAGTTATAATGAAGGTACGTCTGTGACTGTAGAGCCAGGTTCTGGTTCTACGATTATGGGTTATGCAGGAATTACCGGAGCTAATACAGATGTTCAATCTAACTCAGATCCTTATTTCCATACCGTGAGTATCGATCAAGTACAAGCTAATCTTGCCTCCAAAACAGTAGATGTTGAGACTAACATTGCAAATAATCCACCAGTTGTGACAGCTATGACTGCCACTACTTATACAATTCCACGTTCAACAGCGTTTGTTTTGACAGCAACAGCTTCAGATCCTGACGGAGATACACTTAGTTACTGCTGGGAAGAAGTGGATGTCAGCAACTTGGCAGATGGTATTGGTAAGGTGTCCGGAACTGGTGATGGAGCTGCCACTATTGGAAGTACTACTAGAGGAGCTTCTTTCAGATCTTGGTTGCCAACTTCATCTCCTACACGATATTTTCCAAAACTGGCGACAGTTCTTGGCGGTGCTGTAAGAAATGTTAATGATTTTGAATCCACTTCTTCAGTGGCCAGAAATACCACGGCTAACCAAACAAAATTCCGCGTTACTGTACGAGATAACAAAGGTGTTGATACCCAAACGGCCTACACCACACAGAACATACAGGTAGGAACTGCGGCAGCCTTTACGGTCAACACAATTCCAACTTTGATCGCTGGTGCCAACTCAACCATTACTTGGGTAGCTTCTGGAACAACGGCTTCTCCTTACAACGTGGCCAACGTGAAAATTGATTTCACATCCGATGCTGGTACAACTTGGACCACATTGGCCGCTTCGGTCGCTAATTCTGGTTCTGCAAGTGTGGCAATCCCAGCAAGTTTGGTAGGAAAGTCCGGACACATCAGAGTTTCAGCGATTGGGAACGTTTTCTACGCTGTGAAACCAGCGACGGTAAGTTCAACTTTGGCTGTTTCTGATGTTACCAACAAGTCAATTCAGATCTTCCCAAATCCAGTAAAAGATGTTTTAAATGTCTCTAACGTGACTTTGAACTCAAACTATGAGATCTTCAATGCAGCAGGACAATTGGTTTCCAAAGGTAATCTTGGAACTGGAAAGGTAGCTGTGAACAAATTAGCAAAAGGCGTTTACTTCCTAAATGTAGATGATAAAGGAACATCGGTGAAAACCAAATTCGTAAAAGAATAA
- the rpsJ gene encoding 30S ribosomal protein S10, whose translation MSQRIRIKLKSYDYNLVDKSAEKIVKTVKATGAVVNGPIPLPTNKRIFTVLRSPHVNKKAREQFQLSAHKRLMDIYSSSSKTVDALMKLELPSGVDVEIKV comes from the coding sequence ATGTCACAAAGAATCAGAATAAAACTAAAATCTTACGATTACAACTTGGTGGACAAGTCTGCTGAGAAGATCGTAAAAACGGTAAAGGCTACTGGTGCTGTTGTAAACGGACCAATTCCATTGCCAACGAACAAGAGAATCTTTACAGTACTAAGATCTCCGCACGTAAACAAGAAAGCAAGAGAGCAGTTCCAATTGTCAGCTCACAAGAGATTGATGGATATCTACTCTTCTTCTTCTAAAACTGTTGATGCTCTAATGAAATTAGAACTTCCTTCAGGAGTTGACGTAGAAATTAAAGTGTGA